A genomic window from Arthrobacter globiformis includes:
- a CDS encoding endonuclease/exonuclease/phosphatase family protein codes for MRVISYNLRKHKASGELVNLARNFEIDVLCLQECDSSDLPDTLGPLHLADYTKGNRLGLAIYYRTDRFTALETKAFALKKSMHDRVMAPAHERLIGTRMVDNETDHELVVGSFHAAPLTASNSLRRKQIHAAHAELLSMGTGLMTLMVGDFNYPFFTKSLDTHMKNSGYALSLSNRRTYTRYKVFKGHFDFATSLGLDIESVETLPRGKSDHLPILVTAEYGADRAPIKGQPVS; via the coding sequence ATGCGCGTTATTAGCTACAACCTCCGTAAGCACAAGGCGAGTGGCGAACTGGTGAATCTGGCCCGCAACTTTGAGATAGACGTCCTGTGCCTTCAGGAGTGTGACTCATCCGATTTGCCTGACACGCTCGGGCCGCTCCACCTGGCCGACTACACCAAGGGCAACAGGCTGGGCCTGGCCATTTACTACCGGACTGACCGGTTCACGGCCCTGGAAACCAAGGCCTTCGCCCTGAAGAAGTCCATGCACGACCGCGTGATGGCACCGGCCCACGAGCGGCTGATCGGCACCCGGATGGTGGACAACGAGACCGACCATGAGCTGGTGGTGGGTTCGTTCCACGCCGCCCCGCTCACCGCGTCAAACTCGCTGCGGCGCAAGCAGATCCACGCGGCGCATGCCGAGCTGCTGAGCATGGGCACCGGGCTCATGACACTGATGGTGGGCGATTTCAACTATCCGTTCTTCACCAAGAGCCTTGACACGCACATGAAGAACTCCGGCTACGCCCTGTCCCTGAGCAACCGCAGGACCTACACCCGGTACAAGGTATTCAAGGGCCACTTCGACTTTGCCACGTCACTGGGCCTGGACATTGAAAGCGTGGAAACGCTCCCCCGGGGGAAGTCGGATCACCTGCCCATCCTCGTGACGGCCGAATACGGCGCCGACCGGGCACCGATCAAGGGGCAGCCTGTTTCCTGA
- a CDS encoding DUF5671 domain-containing protein: MAAHHLSGSGGKAVSTVRPGTRGSSSPALPTVRRLVVFVLLFVLVVIGASGLAGLLERLFASGAALAGNDVGSLARSLAFGLVGGCMAAVLWWLAWRRQGEEAERSSVAWGLYVAGVYTVALVTAVTALLGAASRLFGLLARAGSGMAGADGAIEGTAWRSSLATGVVWAAVWAWHRWMWQHHGKGPRRLDTVPALAGSVFGLLIFAGGAVTALGSLLDAALRGLADTQDVGLPWWVSVLQPLIWAGGGFLVWWWHWVRGEARRLASPLANVAAAVFGVLGGCITAVAGAITVVFVLLRLVLDRSEEVIRLVDPLGPALAAAAVGALVWRYHSVLTAARSEKMREAGLLLASGVALLAAASGVGVVVNAALGFAETTLAGTGTRTLLLGGISALAVGGAIWWRAWQPANPTAAGRRIYLVAIFGISAVVALVALLVVGYQAFEYLLDPERSGNLIGRIRAPLGLLTATALVAAYHYSIWRRERAALPPDAGPVQEAGPVQETGPVRNERRTIGQVVLVTGSDPVPLTHAIRKATGADVTVWLQSGPTAGPHHASDGGAAVPSAGRAPDPGQLMAALEGVIAERVLVVVGPDARIDVIPVRDHALS, from the coding sequence GTGGCAGCTCACCATCTGTCCGGTTCCGGCGGCAAAGCCGTGAGTACGGTCCGGCCCGGCACACGCGGATCATCATCGCCGGCATTGCCCACCGTGCGGCGGCTGGTGGTGTTTGTACTTCTCTTCGTCCTCGTCGTGATTGGCGCTTCCGGCCTGGCCGGCCTGCTTGAGCGGCTGTTTGCCTCCGGCGCAGCGCTGGCCGGGAACGACGTCGGCAGCCTCGCCCGGTCCCTCGCGTTCGGCCTGGTTGGCGGGTGCATGGCCGCTGTTCTGTGGTGGCTGGCCTGGCGCCGGCAAGGGGAGGAAGCGGAGCGCTCCTCTGTTGCCTGGGGACTGTATGTGGCAGGCGTCTACACCGTCGCCCTCGTCACCGCTGTCACGGCGTTGCTCGGCGCTGCGTCCCGGCTTTTCGGGCTGCTGGCCCGCGCCGGATCCGGTATGGCGGGTGCGGACGGGGCGATTGAAGGAACGGCATGGCGTTCGTCCCTGGCCACAGGTGTGGTGTGGGCGGCCGTCTGGGCATGGCACCGGTGGATGTGGCAGCACCATGGCAAGGGACCGCGCCGGCTGGACACCGTCCCGGCGCTCGCAGGGTCGGTGTTCGGGCTGCTGATATTTGCCGGCGGGGCCGTGACTGCCCTCGGCAGTCTTCTCGACGCGGCGCTGCGGGGGCTGGCCGACACACAGGACGTGGGACTGCCCTGGTGGGTTTCGGTGCTGCAGCCGCTCATCTGGGCCGGCGGCGGATTCCTGGTGTGGTGGTGGCATTGGGTTCGCGGTGAAGCGCGGCGCCTGGCCTCGCCGCTGGCCAACGTGGCCGCGGCAGTCTTCGGTGTGCTTGGCGGCTGCATAACTGCAGTGGCCGGAGCCATCACGGTGGTGTTCGTCCTGCTGCGGCTGGTACTGGACCGCTCCGAAGAGGTGATCCGGCTTGTGGATCCCCTGGGCCCCGCGCTGGCCGCGGCAGCTGTCGGAGCCCTCGTCTGGCGCTACCACTCGGTGCTTACGGCCGCGCGGTCGGAGAAGATGCGGGAGGCGGGGCTGCTGCTGGCATCCGGAGTGGCGCTGCTCGCCGCGGCCTCAGGTGTGGGAGTTGTTGTCAACGCGGCGCTGGGCTTTGCCGAAACGACCCTGGCGGGAACGGGCACGCGCACGCTGCTGCTGGGCGGCATCAGTGCCCTGGCCGTAGGCGGGGCCATCTGGTGGAGGGCGTGGCAGCCGGCGAACCCCACCGCTGCCGGACGGCGCATCTACCTCGTGGCTATCTTCGGGATCAGCGCCGTGGTGGCGCTGGTCGCCCTGCTGGTGGTCGGGTACCAGGCCTTTGAGTATCTGCTGGACCCGGAGCGCTCGGGAAACCTTATAGGTCGGATCCGGGCGCCGCTCGGACTCCTGACTGCCACCGCGCTCGTGGCCGCCTATCACTACAGCATCTGGCGCCGGGAGCGTGCCGCACTGCCGCCGGACGCTGGCCCAGTGCAGGAAGCTGGTCCCGTGCAGGAAACCGGCCCGGTACGGAACGAGCGGCGCACCATCGGGCAGGTGGTCCTGGTGACAGGCTCCGATCCCGTTCCGCTGACACATGCCATCCGTAAAGCCACCGGGGCCGACGTGACGGTATGGCTGCAGTCCGGCCCGACGGCAGGACCGCACCACGCGTCCGACGGCGGTGCTGCCGTCCCCTCCGCAGGCAGGGCGCCGGATCCCGGGCAGCTTATGGCGGCACTGGAAGGCGTGATTGCTGAGCGGGTGCTGGTGGTCGTCGGACCCGACGCCCGGATCGATGTCATCCCGGTACGGGACCACGCACTCTCATGA
- a CDS encoding DUF1918 domain-containing protein: MQATQGDRIIIRGRTVESSDRHGEILEVRGPNGAPPYHVRFDDGHETILYPGGDFTVEHHTT; this comes from the coding sequence ATGCAGGCAACCCAGGGAGACCGCATCATCATCCGGGGCAGGACAGTGGAGTCCTCGGACCGGCACGGTGAGATTCTGGAGGTCCGGGGCCCGAACGGAGCGCCGCCGTACCACGTCCGTTTCGACGATGGCCACGAGACCATCCTCTACCCCGGCGGCGACTTCACCGTCGAGCACCACACCACATAG
- a CDS encoding TraR/DksA family transcriptional regulator — MDIEKFRLLLEEERARKLALLPALRADIASANAARHNSNVDDEHDPEGATIAFELSQASALLDQSRTGLAEVDAALERIDAGTYGICTVCGEQIAEGRLEARPWTPFCIRHTGSRA; from the coding sequence ATGGACATTGAGAAGTTCCGGCTGTTGCTGGAAGAGGAACGGGCGCGAAAGCTCGCCCTTCTGCCGGCCCTGCGAGCCGACATAGCCTCAGCCAACGCCGCCCGGCACAACTCCAACGTCGACGACGAGCATGACCCCGAAGGTGCAACCATCGCCTTTGAACTTTCGCAGGCATCGGCACTCCTGGACCAAAGCCGGACCGGACTGGCGGAGGTGGACGCTGCGCTTGAGCGGATCGACGCGGGCACTTACGGGATATGCACGGTGTGCGGAGAGCAGATCGCCGAAGGGCGGCTCGAGGCCCGTCCCTGGACTCCCTTCTGCATCCGCCACACGGGCAGCCGGGCGTAA
- a CDS encoding NUDIX domain-containing protein, with protein sequence MEKIVPPSPGDPRRPLGPRDPGDAWVEGDRGRFWGRFGSAGLLVHDPEKGVLLQHRATWSDHGGTWGLPGGALHQGEDAVTGALREAHEEAAVPEQSVKVLFTSVFDVGYWSYTTVAVRVLEPFEPAISDPESIELLWIPVEEVAGINLHPSFAASWPELRGRLLDGSDHGH encoded by the coding sequence ATGGAGAAAATCGTCCCGCCTTCACCCGGTGATCCCCGCCGTCCCCTTGGCCCCCGCGACCCGGGCGATGCCTGGGTGGAGGGCGACCGCGGACGGTTCTGGGGGCGCTTCGGATCCGCCGGCCTGCTGGTCCATGATCCGGAGAAGGGCGTCCTCCTGCAGCACCGCGCGACCTGGAGTGACCACGGCGGAACCTGGGGGCTCCCCGGCGGCGCGCTGCACCAGGGCGAGGACGCCGTGACGGGCGCCCTGCGTGAGGCCCACGAGGAGGCGGCCGTTCCCGAACAGAGCGTCAAAGTGCTCTTCACGTCCGTATTCGACGTCGGCTACTGGTCCTACACCACCGTCGCCGTGCGGGTGCTGGAGCCGTTCGAACCGGCCATCAGCGACCCGGAGAGCATCGAGCTGCTGTGGATTCCCGTCGAGGAGGTGGCCGGCATTAACCTGCATCCTTCCTTTGCCGCCTCCTGGCCGGAGCTGCGCGGCAGGCTGCTGGACGGCTCCGACCATGGACATTGA
- a CDS encoding metallophosphoesterase family protein: MSLRLVFVADTHVPKRARALPDQVWAAVDDADVVFHAGDWVSTDLLDEFEQRSTRLIGVYGNNDGDGLRRRLPETVSVTLDGVRFSMIHETGQAKGREQRCEALFPDADVLVFGHSHIPWDSVAPGGLRLLNPGSPTDRRRQPVCTYMTAVVVNGSLGDVHLVEVSTSP; this comes from the coding sequence ATGAGCCTGCGCCTGGTCTTTGTTGCCGACACCCACGTCCCGAAGCGCGCCCGTGCACTGCCTGATCAAGTGTGGGCCGCCGTCGACGACGCTGACGTGGTGTTCCACGCGGGGGACTGGGTCAGCACCGATCTGCTCGACGAGTTCGAACAGCGCAGCACGCGCCTGATCGGCGTTTACGGCAACAACGACGGCGACGGGCTGCGGCGGCGCTTACCCGAGACGGTCAGTGTGACCCTCGACGGCGTCCGGTTCAGCATGATCCACGAGACCGGACAGGCGAAGGGCCGGGAGCAGCGCTGCGAGGCCCTCTTTCCGGATGCCGACGTGCTGGTTTTCGGCCACTCGCACATTCCCTGGGACAGCGTCGCACCCGGGGGGCTGCGCCTGCTCAACCCCGGCTCCCCCACCGACCGCCGCCGGCAGCCTGTGTGCACGTACATGACCGCTGTCGTCGTGAACGGCAGCTTGGGTGACGTCCACCTGGTGGAGGTCAGCACCAGCCCCTGA
- a CDS encoding CsbD family protein, which yields MGLDDKIDNAAEKLGGKAKEGAGKASDDPGLEAEGQTDQAKADLKQAGEKVKDAFKKD from the coding sequence ATGGGTCTGGACGACAAAATCGACAATGCAGCAGAAAAACTTGGCGGCAAGGCCAAGGAAGGTGCGGGCAAGGCCAGTGACGACCCGGGCCTGGAGGCCGAGGGCCAGACTGACCAGGCCAAGGCCGATCTGAAACAGGCCGGTGAAAAGGTCAAGGACGCCTTCAAGAAGGACTGA
- a CDS encoding DUF1810 domain-containing protein, translating to MNDPHNLERFVTAQNDGATYAQALEELRAGSKRSHWMWFVFPQVAGLGQSATSRRYAIASLDEARAYLQHPVLGPRLIECATAVDNVGNRGAAEIFGGIDARKLQSSMTLFLRAAPDEPVFRRVLEHYFGGEADAATDRLLASTGI from the coding sequence ATGAACGACCCGCATAACCTGGAACGGTTCGTCACCGCGCAGAATGACGGTGCCACCTACGCCCAGGCTCTTGAGGAACTCCGCGCAGGCAGTAAGCGCAGCCACTGGATGTGGTTCGTCTTTCCCCAGGTTGCCGGTCTGGGTCAAAGCGCCACCTCCAGAAGGTACGCCATCGCATCCCTTGATGAAGCCCGGGCGTACCTGCAGCATCCCGTGCTGGGACCGCGGCTGATCGAGTGTGCCACCGCGGTGGACAATGTGGGCAACCGCGGCGCGGCAGAGATTTTCGGCGGCATCGATGCCCGGAAGCTCCAGTCCTCCATGACGCTGTTCCTGCGCGCGGCACCGGACGAACCGGTGTTCCGCCGCGTGCTGGAGCACTACTTCGGCGGGGAAGCCGACGCCGCCACCGACCGTCTGCTGGCAAGCACGGGCATATGA
- a CDS encoding ammonium transporter encodes MEITAANVWMMVSAALVLLMTPALGLFYGGMTRAKASLNMIMMSFVSAGIVGVVWVLWGYSMSTGEGVLGLFGNPFASFGLSGLMGTPDLIKAGFAGTFAIITVALISGAIADRAKFTAWVLFVPLWITAVYCPLAFMIWGGGLMSQGGAVTAIFGQVIDFAGGAVVEISSGIAALVLALIVGKRHGFGKDPGHRPHNVPFIMLGAGLLWFGWFGFNAGAATTAEQAGLIWVNTLVTPCAAMLSWLLTEKIRHGHPTSLGAASGAVAGLVAITPSCANISPVAAIGLGLVSGVASALFVELKFKYGFDDSLDVVGVHLGSGLVGTLALGFIALPVNGAGGGLFYGGGVQQLIAQTVAVLITLALSGLMTAVIGLAIHKTIGFRVSHEAEVAGVDRSEHAESAYEFGSMGHSQFHPLRQHILTAPAVRPGADDAAADDAVSAEAAEELQPAQASA; translated from the coding sequence GTGGAAATCACTGCGGCGAACGTTTGGATGATGGTGTCGGCGGCATTGGTGCTGCTCATGACCCCGGCACTGGGCCTCTTCTACGGCGGCATGACCCGCGCCAAGGCCTCCCTCAACATGATCATGATGAGCTTTGTGTCCGCCGGTATCGTCGGCGTCGTCTGGGTGCTCTGGGGCTACTCCATGAGCACCGGCGAAGGCGTTCTCGGCCTGTTCGGCAACCCGTTCGCCAGCTTCGGCCTGAGCGGGCTGATGGGCACCCCCGACCTGATCAAGGCCGGTTTTGCCGGAACCTTCGCGATCATCACTGTGGCCCTCATCAGCGGCGCGATCGCCGACCGCGCCAAGTTCACCGCCTGGGTTCTTTTCGTGCCGCTCTGGATCACGGCCGTGTACTGCCCGCTCGCTTTCATGATCTGGGGCGGCGGCCTCATGAGCCAGGGCGGCGCTGTGACCGCCATCTTCGGTCAGGTCATCGACTTTGCCGGCGGCGCCGTCGTCGAAATCAGCTCAGGCATCGCGGCCCTTGTACTGGCCCTGATCGTCGGCAAGCGCCACGGTTTCGGAAAGGACCCGGGGCACCGCCCTCACAACGTCCCGTTCATCATGCTCGGCGCCGGACTCCTCTGGTTTGGCTGGTTCGGATTCAATGCCGGCGCCGCCACCACGGCAGAACAGGCCGGTCTGATCTGGGTCAACACCCTGGTTACGCCGTGCGCCGCCATGCTCAGCTGGCTCCTCACGGAGAAGATCCGTCACGGCCACCCCACGTCCCTGGGCGCAGCGTCCGGTGCCGTCGCCGGCCTGGTGGCCATCACGCCGTCGTGCGCCAACATCAGCCCAGTGGCCGCCATCGGCCTGGGCCTGGTTTCCGGCGTGGCTTCGGCGCTGTTCGTCGAACTGAAGTTCAAGTATGGCTTCGACGATTCCCTGGACGTTGTCGGCGTGCACCTGGGCTCCGGCCTGGTCGGCACCCTCGCCCTCGGCTTCATCGCCCTCCCCGTCAACGGCGCAGGCGGCGGGCTCTTCTACGGCGGCGGCGTCCAGCAGCTCATCGCCCAGACGGTTGCCGTTCTCATCACCCTCGCGCTCTCCGGGCTGATGACCGCAGTCATCGGTCTCGCGATTCACAAGACCATCGGCTTCCGGGTCAGCCATGAGGCCGAAGTTGCCGGCGTCGACCGTTCAGAGCATGCCGAAAGCGCCTATGAATTCGGCAGCATGGGCCACAGCCAGTTCCACCCGCTCCGGCAGCACATCCTCACAGCTCCGGCCGTTCGCCCGGGCGCGGACGACGCCGCCGCGGACGACGCCGTTTCCGCCGAGGCGGCAGAGGAACTGCAGCCCGCACAGGCTTCCGCCTAG